One part of the Tunicatimonas pelagia genome encodes these proteins:
- a CDS encoding S8 family peptidase encodes MKLKILTLAIGIFAQISISSAIDPFTDSLNRAPDNWYNLDPLTNQVQGVSTEKTYQILADRKGEKVTVAVIDSGVDIEHEDLQGKLWINQDEVAGNGIDDDQNGYVDDVYGWNFIGGSEGDHVNYDTYELTREYARLKEKYQNINPDDLPKKERAYFEKIEQQYETKQAEAQQEYQAFTYFHKNFTRSQKLMEAYLDVDSLTAQDVRNMESSDEIVLMAKGFMEYAFENGLDESLLEEGIEHYRQAVDYGYNLEYNPRTIVGDNYEDISEKFYGNNDVTGPDSRHGTHVAGIIAADRHNNLGTKGIADHVEIMAIRAVPNGDERDKDVANAIYYAVDNGAQIINMSFGKSFSPNKSIVDEAVRYAEEKGVLIIHAAGNSSENIDETDNFPSKIYENKKPASNWIEVGASSWKGQEDFVATFSNYGKRSVDVFAPGVDVFSTTPNQGYESLSGTSMAAPVTAGIAALLMSYYPDLDATQVKEIILSSVVKLDGLKVNCPGKSDKQINFSNLSSTGGVVNAFEAVKLAESYKINRKK; translated from the coding sequence ATGAAATTGAAAATCCTGACACTTGCTATTGGAATTTTTGCTCAAATTAGCATATCATCAGCCATTGATCCGTTTACTGATTCTCTTAACCGAGCTCCGGACAATTGGTACAACCTTGACCCGCTGACCAATCAGGTTCAGGGAGTGAGTACTGAAAAAACTTATCAAATTTTAGCCGACCGAAAGGGCGAGAAAGTGACAGTAGCCGTTATTGATTCAGGAGTGGATATTGAACACGAAGATTTGCAGGGAAAGCTATGGATCAATCAGGATGAAGTAGCCGGAAATGGGATAGATGATGATCAGAACGGCTACGTAGACGATGTTTACGGCTGGAACTTTATTGGCGGGTCGGAGGGCGACCACGTAAATTATGATACCTACGAATTAACCCGGGAATACGCCCGTCTCAAAGAAAAATACCAAAACATCAACCCAGACGATCTTCCTAAGAAAGAACGAGCCTATTTTGAGAAGATTGAACAACAGTACGAGACTAAACAGGCTGAAGCTCAGCAAGAATACCAAGCCTTCACGTACTTTCATAAGAACTTTACTCGCTCTCAGAAACTGATGGAGGCGTACCTCGACGTGGATTCGCTCACCGCGCAAGATGTTAGAAACATGGAATCTTCTGATGAGATTGTATTAATGGCCAAAGGGTTTATGGAATACGCCTTTGAGAATGGTCTCGATGAATCTTTATTAGAAGAAGGAATAGAACACTATCGTCAAGCGGTGGATTATGGCTACAATCTGGAGTATAACCCTCGAACCATTGTTGGTGATAATTATGAAGATATTTCAGAGAAATTCTACGGTAACAATGATGTTACTGGTCCCGACTCACGCCACGGCACGCACGTAGCGGGTATTATTGCGGCTGATCGTCATAACAACTTAGGTACCAAAGGTATTGCCGACCATGTAGAGATTATGGCCATTCGGGCGGTACCCAACGGCGATGAGCGCGACAAAGATGTGGCTAACGCCATTTATTATGCGGTAGATAATGGTGCTCAAATCATTAATATGAGCTTCGGCAAGTCTTTCTCCCCTAACAAGTCTATTGTAGATGAGGCGGTGCGCTACGCCGAAGAAAAAGGCGTGCTAATTATTCACGCTGCTGGGAATAGTAGCGAAAACATTGACGAGACCGATAACTTTCCTTCAAAAATTTACGAAAATAAAAAACCAGCTAGCAACTGGATTGAGGTGGGTGCCTCTTCCTGGAAAGGGCAAGAAGACTTTGTAGCTACCTTCTCTAATTACGGTAAGCGGTCGGTTGATGTATTTGCCCCTGGGGTAGATGTATTTTCTACCACCCCTAACCAAGGGTACGAAAGTTTGAGTGGAACTAGCATGGCCGCTCCGGTCACTGCCGGAATCGCAGCCCTACTTATGTCGTACTATCCCGATCTTGATGCTACCCAAGTGAAAGAAATTATCTTATCCTCAGTGGTGAAACTAGATGGCTTAAAAGTGAACTGCCCCGGGAAATCGGACAAACAAATCAATTTTAGTAACCTATCCTCAACAGGTGGGGTGGTAAATGCTTTTGAGGCAGTAAAATTGGCAGAGTCTTACAAAATAAATCGTAAAAAATAG
- a CDS encoding DUF4301 family protein, which produces MFTEQDRAQFKQRGTQTEVAEQQIQNFREGFPDLEIVKAATINDGILKFSDDLSSEYAKSYDRAAATQKIVKFVPASGAASRMFKHLFQFQQDYSGSDAEYDQLISDPGQRKVFEFFKQIHDFAFYDDLSHVHQQKGMGLNEAILQRRYVEVLDSLLNEDGLNYGSLPKGLLKFHKYGTTSRTPVEEHLVEGAHYARDQNNNVYLHLTVSPEHRQAFEEHIALVKGHFEQHFGVHYYVTFSEQKPSTDTLAVDMNNEPFREENGEILFRPGGHGALIENLNDLDADLVFIKNIDNVVPDRLKEATFQNKKLLGGVLLSYQQKIFEYLHLIDESEEILEVKLEEMREFVEDQLCVLPAQVFSSMDGAQKVAFVEEALNRPIRVCGMVKNEGEPGGGPFWAVNPNGSTSLQIVESAQINMNDPKQQSVWENATHFNPVDIVCSMKNHRGEKFDLTRYVNAQAGFVSKKSKDGRELKAQELPGLWNGSMADWNTLFVEVPIITFNPVKTVNDLLREQHQ; this is translated from the coding sequence ATGTTTACGGAACAAGATAGAGCCCAATTCAAACAACGAGGCACTCAGACTGAGGTAGCTGAACAACAAATCCAAAATTTTCGAGAGGGGTTTCCTGACCTAGAAATTGTAAAAGCTGCTACCATTAATGACGGCATCCTCAAGTTTAGCGACGACCTTTCGTCAGAATACGCGAAGAGTTACGACCGTGCAGCCGCCACGCAAAAGATCGTTAAATTTGTACCGGCCTCCGGGGCGGCCAGCCGCATGTTCAAACACCTGTTTCAGTTTCAACAAGACTACTCCGGCAGCGATGCGGAGTACGATCAGCTAATAAGCGATCCTGGACAACGAAAAGTGTTTGAGTTTTTTAAGCAGATTCATGACTTTGCCTTCTACGACGATCTAAGCCACGTACATCAGCAAAAAGGAATGGGTTTAAACGAGGCAATATTACAGCGTCGTTACGTAGAAGTACTGGATAGTCTGTTAAACGAAGATGGTCTCAACTACGGTAGCTTACCCAAAGGGCTACTAAAGTTTCATAAATACGGCACTACCTCCCGCACCCCGGTAGAAGAACATCTGGTAGAAGGTGCCCATTACGCCCGCGATCAGAATAACAATGTCTATCTGCACCTCACGGTATCTCCTGAGCACCGTCAAGCATTTGAAGAGCACATTGCTCTGGTAAAAGGTCATTTTGAACAGCACTTTGGAGTGCATTACTACGTTACGTTCTCCGAGCAGAAACCTTCTACCGATACCTTAGCGGTAGACATGAACAACGAACCCTTTCGGGAAGAAAACGGAGAGATTCTGTTCCGCCCCGGAGGACACGGCGCTCTGATTGAGAACTTAAATGACTTAGATGCCGATCTCGTTTTCATCAAGAATATTGATAATGTAGTACCGGATCGTCTAAAGGAAGCAACCTTTCAAAATAAAAAGTTGCTTGGCGGAGTGTTATTGAGCTATCAGCAAAAAATCTTTGAGTACCTTCATTTGATAGATGAATCCGAAGAAATCTTGGAGGTCAAACTGGAGGAGATGCGGGAGTTTGTGGAAGACCAGTTGTGTGTGCTACCCGCCCAGGTATTTAGCTCCATGGACGGTGCCCAAAAAGTGGCATTCGTTGAGGAAGCTCTTAATCGTCCAATCCGAGTATGCGGTATGGTGAAAAATGAGGGAGAGCCCGGCGGTGGACCATTCTGGGCAGTGAACCCTAATGGATCGACTTCGCTGCAAATTGTAGAAAGTGCTCAAATCAATATGAATGATCCGAAGCAACAGTCGGTCTGGGAAAATGCTACCCACTTCAACCCGGTGGATATTGTCTGTTCTATGAAAAATCATCGAGGGGAAAAGTTTGATCTTACCCGCTACGTGAATGCTCAAGCCGGATTTGTTTCTAAAAAATCAAAAGATGGAAGAGAATTGAAGGCTCAGGAGCTACCCGGCTTATGGAACGGCAGCATGGCCGACTGGAACACGCTTTTTGTTGAAGTACCGATCATCACCTTTAACCCCGTAAAAACTGTAAACGACCTACTTCGAGAACAACATCAATAA
- a CDS encoding sensor histidine kinase, translating to MKRRTYIFLIFLCAFSLAGTQKVSGQHFVSFVESELNTRTLLYQPKALLHRVKNNPLLNISSNTVLYSTLLGMAVLLFLTVAMLIRHQRMRLANEHLKAKNKEIEQKNKILKELHQRSKVQHTKIANQQQELEEMNLVKDKMFSIIAHDFRSPLNTIQGVLNLLYLDVLSPEELKSMLPQLSRKVNNSISLLDNLLNWARTQMNGLKINKINFTLRPEVEETVGLVSQIASQKSIRIENNIERGSQVHADPDMIQLVVRNLLWNAIKFTNSGGIVRISAQHKENVTIVAVSDTGVGMAESSVQQLFQRAGYSTKGTDQEKGTGLGLVLCNEFVRRNGGKIWVESKKDEGTTFYFTLPIVPLLETSTLR from the coding sequence ATGAAAAGAAGAACATATATCTTCTTGATATTTCTCTGTGCTTTTTCACTTGCTGGCACCCAGAAAGTGAGTGGTCAACACTTTGTCAGTTTTGTGGAAAGTGAATTAAACACCCGAACCTTACTTTATCAACCGAAGGCTCTTCTTCACAGGGTAAAGAACAATCCTTTGTTAAATATTTCTAGTAATACAGTACTGTACAGTACACTGCTAGGCATGGCAGTTTTACTATTCCTAACTGTGGCTATGCTGATTCGCCACCAGAGAATGCGATTAGCCAACGAGCATCTGAAAGCAAAAAACAAAGAGATAGAGCAAAAAAATAAAATACTGAAAGAACTCCATCAGCGGTCTAAAGTCCAGCATACAAAAATCGCCAATCAGCAGCAGGAACTAGAGGAGATGAATTTGGTAAAAGATAAAATGTTTTCCATCATCGCCCACGATTTTCGTAGTCCACTCAATACTATCCAGGGGGTGCTTAACTTGCTATACCTTGATGTACTCAGCCCTGAAGAGCTAAAAAGCATGTTACCCCAGCTTTCCCGCAAAGTTAACAATAGCATTAGCTTGCTCGACAATCTACTCAACTGGGCAAGAACCCAAATGAACGGATTAAAAATCAATAAAATCAATTTCACTCTCCGCCCTGAAGTTGAAGAAACAGTGGGGCTTGTCTCGCAAATAGCCAGTCAGAAGAGTATTCGAATTGAAAATAATATAGAACGAGGCAGTCAGGTTCATGCCGATCCCGATATGATTCAGTTAGTAGTACGAAACCTGCTGTGGAATGCCATTAAATTTACAAATTCGGGCGGCATTGTACGAATCTCAGCTCAGCACAAGGAGAACGTAACTATCGTAGCCGTATCTGATACTGGGGTTGGCATGGCTGAAAGCTCAGTTCAGCAGCTATTTCAGCGAGCGGGATATTCTACTAAAGGCACCGACCAGGAAAAAGGCACCGGCTTAGGTCTGGTGCTGTGTAATGAATTTGTTCGGCGTAATGGTGGGAAAATCTGGGTAGAAAGCAAGAAAGACGAAGGCACTACCTTCTACTTTACACTGCCCATTGTACCCCTTCTCGAAACTTCTACTCTTCGTTAA
- a CDS encoding nucleoside hydrolase-like domain-containing protein, translating to MKIATSIFLALFLIITHSALSQERARVVVLTDIENEPDDAQSLVRFLVYSNHFDTEALIATTSTHLRDTTAEWRIREIVEAYGKVRTNLLRHASGFPPEEHFHAVTKKGIARYGMRGVGAGMDSEGSDWLIEVVDKEDDRPVWITVWGGANVLAQSLWKVQKTRTPTELARFIEKIRVHTISDQDDSAPWIRKEFPDLFYIVSPGENYRHATWAGISGEPHRKFASGADTTLVKNPWLREHIINEHGPLGKQYPEIEYAMEGDTPSFLSLIDNGLNVPERPDYGGWGGRYELYQPRFKPYQNREEAQPETRPIWTDAQDEVVGNDGRIYISNHATIWRWREAFQHDFAARMDWCIQSYEEANHPPRAVVSNEKEIAIAVGEEITLDASASSDPDGDALRYQWIHYPEAGSYWEQSWLGFIELENTDQAKLQVKIPAKAKLTTPQTTHIILQVTDSGTPSLSRYQRIILHIMPREK from the coding sequence GTGAAAATAGCCACCTCCATCTTTCTTGCACTTTTTTTAATCATTACCCACTCCGCTCTTTCCCAAGAAAGGGCCCGAGTGGTGGTGCTTACTGACATTGAGAACGAACCAGATGACGCCCAGTCGCTCGTCCGCTTTTTGGTATACAGCAACCATTTTGACACCGAAGCACTTATTGCCACTACCTCAACCCACTTGCGCGATACCACGGCTGAATGGCGCATTCGGGAAATTGTTGAAGCCTACGGAAAAGTACGCACAAATTTACTACGGCATGCATCAGGCTTTCCTCCGGAAGAGCATTTTCATGCAGTGACTAAAAAAGGAATTGCCCGCTACGGTATGCGCGGAGTGGGAGCTGGCATGGACTCTGAAGGCTCTGACTGGTTGATAGAAGTAGTGGATAAAGAAGATGATCGGCCAGTGTGGATAACCGTATGGGGTGGAGCCAATGTGCTGGCACAATCGCTATGGAAAGTGCAAAAGACCCGTACCCCTACCGAGCTAGCCCGCTTTATTGAAAAAATACGGGTACACACTATTTCTGATCAGGATGATTCGGCTCCCTGGATTCGTAAAGAGTTTCCTGATCTGTTTTACATTGTGAGCCCAGGAGAAAATTACCGACACGCTACTTGGGCGGGTATCTCAGGCGAGCCCCACCGTAAGTTTGCGTCTGGTGCTGATACTACCTTGGTTAAGAACCCCTGGCTACGTGAGCATATCATAAATGAACACGGGCCGTTAGGCAAGCAGTACCCTGAAATTGAGTACGCTATGGAGGGAGACACGCCTAGCTTTCTGTCGTTAATTGATAATGGTTTAAACGTACCGGAACGTCCCGACTACGGCGGCTGGGGTGGTCGTTACGAATTATACCAGCCGCGATTTAAACCTTACCAAAATCGAGAAGAAGCCCAGCCGGAGACTCGGCCAATATGGACGGATGCCCAAGATGAAGTAGTAGGTAATGATGGGCGAATTTACATTAGCAATCACGCAACTATCTGGCGCTGGCGCGAAGCCTTTCAACATGATTTTGCAGCTCGTATGGATTGGTGTATTCAGTCTTATGAGGAGGCTAATCATCCTCCTCGGGCAGTTGTTTCTAACGAAAAAGAAATCGCAATTGCTGTTGGTGAAGAAATTACCCTAGATGCTTCGGCTAGTTCAGACCCTGACGGGGATGCATTGCGTTACCAGTGGATTCATTATCCCGAAGCGGGGAGCTACTGGGAGCAATCTTGGCTAGGGTTTATTGAGTTGGAGAACACCGATCAGGCGAAGCTGCAAGTTAAAATCCCGGCTAAGGCGAAATTAACCACACCTCAGACTACCCATATCATTTTACAAGTAACCGATAGTGGTACACCTAGCCTGAGTCGCTATCAAAGGATTATTTTGCACATCATGCCTCGCGAAAAATAA
- a CDS encoding Nramp family divalent metal transporter, with translation MIATTTNNPYVLEPEAIQEPPNTFGGTLKKLGPGFILSAAIVGSGELIATTTLGARAGFVTFWVIILSCLVKVTLQLEFGKHAIYSGETVMTAFNRLPGPRLRGTNWTLWTWLFIQLFKLLQVGGIVGGVALTLNIAFPAVNTTVWAFLAATLAALLIFQGYYQFIEKFAIVMIGLFTLLTFASLFFLQYTSYALSWEDVLSGLQFQLPASAVVITLGAFGITGVGGDEIMYYNYWCIEKGYARFVGPHPNGSRSGSSHSEDEVAWLRRANGWIRVMYWDALLSMVVYTVVTAVFYLLGAAILHQSGDIPEGYQMVEALSRIYTETLGPGAKSVFLLGALVVLFSTLFAALASWTRIFSDCFGQMGWINFYDPQVRKRSIAVLAWVFPLVWTLLFLFIQLPVLMILIGGFVTSILLLIIVFAAYHFRYHRLPKALTPTLVYDVAFWTSSLVIIFIGVYSIAKFF, from the coding sequence ATTATCGCTACTACTACCAACAATCCCTACGTACTTGAGCCAGAAGCTATTCAGGAGCCTCCGAATACTTTTGGCGGAACCCTGAAAAAGCTCGGCCCTGGCTTCATTCTATCAGCTGCCATTGTGGGTTCGGGAGAATTGATCGCTACCACTACCTTAGGAGCTCGAGCCGGATTTGTTACCTTTTGGGTCATCATTTTGAGCTGCTTGGTGAAAGTAACGCTTCAACTGGAATTTGGTAAGCACGCTATTTACTCGGGTGAAACGGTGATGACGGCCTTCAATCGCTTACCCGGCCCTCGGTTGCGAGGAACTAACTGGACTCTCTGGACTTGGCTGTTTATTCAGCTTTTTAAGCTACTGCAAGTGGGCGGAATTGTGGGTGGCGTCGCCCTTACCCTGAATATTGCTTTTCCGGCGGTAAATACTACTGTTTGGGCATTTCTAGCAGCCACTCTAGCGGCACTACTCATCTTTCAGGGATATTATCAGTTTATTGAGAAATTTGCCATTGTGATGATTGGGCTGTTTACGCTGCTCACTTTTGCTTCACTATTTTTTTTACAATATACCTCCTACGCTTTATCCTGGGAAGATGTGCTATCCGGTCTTCAGTTTCAGCTTCCAGCTAGTGCCGTAGTAATAACTTTAGGTGCTTTTGGAATTACCGGAGTGGGTGGTGACGAAATCATGTACTACAACTATTGGTGTATTGAGAAAGGCTACGCCCGCTTTGTTGGTCCGCACCCGAACGGCTCACGATCGGGTAGTTCTCACTCAGAAGATGAAGTCGCTTGGTTACGAAGAGCGAATGGCTGGATTCGGGTAATGTACTGGGATGCGCTGCTTTCTATGGTTGTGTATACGGTGGTAACTGCCGTTTTTTACCTATTGGGTGCCGCTATTCTGCACCAAAGTGGAGATATTCCGGAAGGCTACCAGATGGTAGAAGCTCTTTCTCGGATTTACACCGAAACACTGGGGCCAGGGGCAAAGTCAGTATTTCTATTGGGAGCGTTAGTTGTGCTATTTTCTACATTGTTTGCTGCTCTGGCTAGTTGGACTCGCATATTTTCTGACTGTTTTGGTCAGATGGGCTGGATCAATTTTTACGATCCTCAGGTTCGGAAGCGCAGCATTGCGGTATTAGCCTGGGTATTTCCTCTGGTCTGGACGCTGCTGTTTCTCTTCATTCAATTACCTGTACTCATGATTCTGATTGGAGGGTTTGTCACCTCCATCCTATTGCTAATCATTGTTTTTGCAGCGTATCACTTTCGCTACCATCGGCTACCAAAAGCTCTTACTCCCACATTGGTGTACGATGTAGCCTTCTGGACTAGCTCGCTGGTTATTATCTTCATTGGCGTGTATAGTATTGCAAAGTTTTTTTAG
- a CDS encoding VCBS repeat-containing protein yields MRTLLLACLGTMIYQVNLAQLVPTTMFTLLPPDETGIEFRNDIEDTRERSILIYSNYYGGGGVGIGDINSDGLPDIFLAGNLVGDRLYLNQGNLKFEDITQQAGIQNNGGWSSGVVLGDVNQDGYLDIYVTRELYDHQPELRKNKLYINTLGKTGKVGFEEASAEYGVDNSERTRHATFLDYDQDGDFDLFLLNQPPNPGDYSSFYGTELLQDKYSPRLLQNQGGQFADVTEAAGLLRPGFANSVSASDLNGDGWTDLYVSNDFEAPDFIYFNNGDGTFSEGAQDVTRHTSFYSMGVDAGDINNDGLLDVVVADMVAEDNYRLKANMSGMNPAAFWQVVEDGGHYQYMFNTLQLNTALPGNTELEGQSTTTNGGYLRDIAQLAGVASTDWSWSTLFADLDNDGWKDLHITNGLLRDIRNSDASKKFAKYIESAISAYLAKNPNPEGISIWDIADINEALALTPSVPLMNYAYHNKGNQEDALPTFEKVSEAWGLDQETFSSGSAYADLDNDGDLDLVINNVNAVAMVYRNNAQEVLDNHYLRVNLVADDPAVTNLGVKIWAETGGDTQFFETTSVRGMYSTSESIVHIGLGRQASVDKLRIRWPNGREQLLEEVLADQTIQVRYANARAVDQPLSYNQGVSQPLFTNVTSEQSPAIQHEENNFDDFEKQVLLPHRMSDLGPALATGDVNGDGQDDFYLGGAAGQPGQLFLQQEDGTFIAASQEAWQINTASEDMGSVFFDADGDGDEDLYVVSGGNEFAPQSAKYQDRLYLNDGNGAFALAADALPTLRNSGSKVYPEDIDQDGDLDLFVAGRHIPWSYPEPASSTLLLNEGGKFTDVSDQLCPDLKNIGMVNDAVWVDFSGDGRQDLVLAGEWMPITLLQNDGNTFTNVTANYELEGSTGWWFSVAAADMDGDGDQDVIAGNLGMNYKYQASDEEPFEVFYYDFDENGSKDVVLAYYNFGIQYPLRGRSCSSQQVPMIKDKFKSYDLFASADLVDVYEENALEESLNYRANTFASVYLENTGNGTFKQHVLPAEAQFSSVNDILIADYNQDQNLDILLAGNLYGSEIETTRNDAGVGLVLLGDGQGKFQTLTPAASGFFVPSDVKDMAVVQSTRGKQVLVGSNNSQVQIFRLDAQKVP; encoded by the coding sequence ATGAGAACACTATTACTGGCGTGTTTGGGAACCATGATCTACCAAGTGAATTTGGCTCAATTGGTTCCGACTACTATGTTTACCCTGCTTCCTCCTGATGAAACCGGTATTGAATTCCGTAATGACATAGAAGATACTAGAGAGCGTAGTATTTTAATCTATTCTAACTACTACGGTGGAGGTGGAGTAGGAATAGGAGATATTAACAGTGATGGGCTACCCGATATTTTCTTGGCCGGAAATTTAGTGGGTGATCGCCTTTATCTCAATCAAGGTAATTTAAAGTTTGAAGATATAACCCAGCAAGCAGGTATACAGAATAATGGAGGTTGGTCTTCGGGAGTTGTATTGGGTGATGTAAACCAAGATGGTTATCTGGATATTTACGTAACGCGTGAGCTATACGATCATCAGCCCGAGCTACGAAAAAATAAACTTTACATTAATACTTTAGGCAAAACGGGTAAGGTCGGATTTGAAGAAGCATCGGCCGAGTACGGAGTAGATAATAGTGAACGAACCCGTCACGCTACATTTTTAGACTACGACCAAGATGGCGATTTTGATCTTTTTCTGCTGAATCAACCGCCTAATCCTGGCGATTATTCATCTTTCTACGGAACCGAGTTGTTGCAAGATAAATACAGCCCTCGCCTGCTACAAAACCAGGGTGGTCAGTTTGCTGATGTAACCGAAGCCGCCGGATTGCTTAGACCCGGGTTTGCCAACAGTGTGTCGGCTAGCGATTTGAACGGCGACGGCTGGACAGACCTTTACGTTAGTAATGATTTTGAGGCACCGGATTTCATCTACTTTAATAATGGCGATGGTACTTTCTCAGAGGGTGCTCAAGATGTAACGCGTCACACTTCTTTTTACAGCATGGGAGTGGATGCGGGCGATATTAATAACGATGGACTGCTAGATGTAGTTGTAGCCGATATGGTAGCTGAAGATAACTATCGGCTTAAGGCGAACATGAGTGGTATGAATCCTGCCGCTTTTTGGCAAGTGGTTGAAGATGGCGGTCATTATCAATATATGTTCAATACTTTGCAGTTAAACACCGCATTGCCTGGAAATACTGAGCTTGAGGGGCAAAGCACCACAACAAACGGAGGGTATCTTCGGGATATTGCCCAGCTAGCAGGAGTAGCGTCTACCGATTGGAGTTGGTCTACGCTATTTGCCGACTTGGATAACGATGGTTGGAAAGACCTGCATATTACCAACGGTTTGCTGCGGGATATTCGCAATAGCGATGCCTCCAAAAAATTTGCCAAGTACATTGAATCGGCTATCAGTGCTTACTTAGCCAAGAACCCTAATCCGGAAGGAATTTCTATCTGGGATATTGCCGATATTAATGAAGCCTTGGCCTTAACGCCTTCGGTACCGCTAATGAACTACGCCTACCACAATAAGGGCAACCAAGAGGATGCCTTACCAACTTTCGAGAAGGTGAGCGAAGCGTGGGGCTTAGATCAGGAGACCTTTTCTAGCGGGTCAGCGTACGCGGATCTGGATAATGACGGTGATCTTGATCTAGTAATTAACAATGTGAATGCGGTAGCAATGGTGTACCGCAATAACGCTCAAGAGGTACTGGATAATCATTATCTGCGGGTGAATCTGGTAGCGGACGATCCGGCAGTAACCAACTTGGGAGTAAAAATATGGGCTGAAACTGGTGGGGATACACAGTTTTTCGAGACTACCAGTGTGCGCGGTATGTACTCTACCAGTGAATCTATTGTTCATATTGGGTTAGGCCGTCAGGCGAGTGTAGATAAGTTACGAATACGTTGGCCCAATGGGCGTGAACAGCTGCTGGAAGAAGTACTTGCTGACCAAACCATTCAGGTGCGCTACGCCAATGCCCGTGCAGTCGACCAGCCGCTCTCTTACAATCAGGGAGTAAGTCAGCCGCTTTTTACCAATGTAACCAGTGAGCAGTCGCCCGCCATTCAACATGAAGAAAATAATTTTGATGACTTTGAGAAGCAAGTTTTACTTCCCCACCGCATGTCAGATTTGGGGCCAGCTTTAGCTACCGGAGATGTGAACGGCGATGGGCAGGATGATTTCTATCTGGGGGGAGCTGCCGGACAACCGGGTCAGTTGTTTCTCCAGCAAGAGGACGGAACATTTATCGCTGCTTCGCAAGAAGCTTGGCAGATAAATACTGCTAGTGAAGATATGGGTAGTGTCTTTTTTGATGCCGACGGTGACGGCGATGAGGATTTATACGTAGTAAGCGGAGGAAATGAATTTGCTCCTCAATCGGCTAAGTACCAAGATCGGCTTTATTTGAACGACGGTAACGGAGCATTTGCTTTGGCAGCAGATGCTTTGCCTACTCTGCGGAATAGTGGCTCAAAAGTATACCCTGAAGATATTGATCAAGACGGTGATTTAGATTTATTTGTAGCGGGGAGGCACATTCCCTGGAGTTACCCTGAGCCCGCCAGTAGCACGCTGCTGCTTAACGAAGGGGGCAAATTTACTGATGTTAGCGATCAGCTTTGCCCTGATTTAAAGAACATCGGTATGGTGAATGATGCTGTCTGGGTAGATTTTTCTGGTGATGGCCGACAAGACTTGGTGTTGGCAGGGGAGTGGATGCCGATCACGCTACTACAAAACGATGGAAATACTTTTACGAACGTTACGGCCAACTACGAGCTAGAGGGCAGTACCGGGTGGTGGTTTAGTGTAGCTGCTGCTGATATGGACGGTGATGGCGACCAGGACGTGATAGCTGGAAACCTGGGGATGAATTATAAGTACCAAGCTAGCGATGAAGAACCCTTCGAGGTGTTTTACTACGACTTCGATGAAAACGGTTCTAAAGATGTGGTGCTAGCCTATTATAATTTCGGTATTCAGTACCCACTGCGAGGTCGTTCCTGCTCTTCTCAGCAAGTGCCGATGATTAAGGACAAATTTAAATCGTATGATTTGTTTGCCTCGGCCGATTTAGTAGATGTCTATGAAGAAAATGCTTTAGAAGAATCTTTGAACTATCGAGCCAACACGTTTGCTTCGGTGTACCTGGAAAATACTGGAAACGGCACCTTTAAGCAACATGTTTTACCGGCTGAAGCGCAGTTTTCATCAGTTAACGATATTCTCATTGCTGACTATAATCAAGATCAAAATCTGGATATTCTACTAGCGGGTAATCTGTACGGATCGGAGATAGAAACCACGCGTAATGATGCAGGAGTAGGGCTAGTGTTGTTAGGCGATGGACAAGGCAAATTCCAAACGCTTACTCCGGCTGCAAGTGGCTTCTTTGTGCCTTCTGATGTAAAAGATATGGCCGTTGTTCAGAGCACACGGGGGAAGCAGGTGCTGGTAGGAAGCAACAATAGCCAAGTACAAATTTTCCGGTTAGATGCTCAGAAAGTGCCCTGA